A region of Myxococcus stipitatus DSM 14675 DNA encodes the following proteins:
- a CDS encoding intradiol ring-cleavage dioxygenase produces the protein MTSRARANLYVCEGCEAILEREHSTLPATVQLANSAEPGERLRLTGRVLSVDGRKPVAGVVIYAHHTNAEGLYANGRDESEWSRRHGRLRGWAKTGADGVYTFNTIKPAPYPNDTLPAHIHLVIQEPGRRAYYIDDVVFDGEFGVTPEYRASQEFRGGGGIIRLERDSDGLWLAKRDIVLERHP, from the coding sequence TTGACGTCCCGTGCCAGGGCCAACCTCTATGTTTGCGAAGGCTGCGAGGCCATCCTGGAGCGGGAGCACTCGACGCTCCCCGCCACGGTGCAGTTGGCCAACAGCGCGGAGCCCGGCGAGCGGCTGCGCCTGACGGGCAGGGTCCTGAGTGTTGATGGCCGCAAGCCCGTCGCCGGGGTCGTCATCTACGCGCACCACACCAACGCGGAGGGGCTCTACGCGAACGGGAGAGATGAGTCCGAGTGGAGCCGCCGGCACGGCCGCCTGCGCGGCTGGGCGAAGACGGGTGCGGATGGCGTCTACACCTTCAACACCATCAAGCCCGCGCCCTATCCCAACGACACGCTCCCGGCGCACATCCACCTGGTCATCCAGGAGCCCGGCCGCCGCGCGTACTACATCGACGACGTCGTCTTCGACGGCGAGTTCGGGGTGACGCCGGAGTACCGCGCCAGCCAGGAGTTCCGAGGCGGAGGCGGCATCATCCGACTGGAGCGCGACTCCGACGGCCTGTGGCTCGCGAAGCGCGACATCGTCCTGGAGCGTCACCCCTGA
- a CDS encoding SDR family NAD(P)-dependent oxidoreductase, translated as MKTVKDKVAAITGAGSGIGRATAVLLASKGCHVALSDVNMSGLAETEALCRAKGVRVRVDRVDVAKREQVHTWADEVAREFGAVHVIINNAGVALGATIEDTRYEDFEWLMNINFWGVVYGTKAFLPHLKAAGEGHVVNVSSVFGLIGVPTQAAYNSAKFAVKGFTEALRQELEVESDAIGATCVHPGGIKTNIARNARVTMRPGWTDERSSKDFEKAFATTPEQAAENILAAIQKNRRRQLIGMDAVFIDLLQRLLPTLYQRLLIAGMKRRRRKMLAASASSGAA; from the coding sequence ATGAAGACGGTGAAAGACAAGGTCGCGGCGATTACGGGCGCGGGCTCGGGCATCGGTCGCGCGACGGCGGTGTTGTTGGCGAGCAAGGGCTGTCACGTCGCGCTGTCCGATGTGAACATGAGCGGACTGGCCGAGACGGAGGCGCTGTGCCGGGCGAAGGGCGTGCGCGTCCGGGTGGACCGGGTGGACGTCGCGAAGCGCGAGCAGGTGCACACCTGGGCGGATGAGGTGGCGCGCGAGTTCGGCGCGGTCCACGTCATCATCAACAACGCGGGCGTGGCGCTGGGGGCCACCATCGAAGACACCCGATACGAGGACTTCGAGTGGCTGATGAACATCAACTTCTGGGGCGTGGTGTACGGGACGAAGGCCTTCCTGCCGCACCTGAAGGCGGCGGGGGAGGGGCACGTCGTCAACGTCTCCAGCGTGTTCGGGCTGATTGGGGTGCCGACGCAGGCGGCGTACAACTCGGCGAAGTTCGCGGTGAAGGGCTTCACGGAGGCGCTGCGGCAGGAGCTGGAGGTGGAGTCCGACGCCATCGGCGCCACGTGTGTCCACCCGGGCGGCATCAAGACGAACATCGCGCGCAACGCGCGGGTGACGATGCGACCGGGGTGGACGGATGAGCGCTCCTCGAAGGACTTCGAGAAGGCGTTCGCCACCACGCCCGAGCAGGCCGCGGAGAACATCCTCGCGGCAATCCAGAAGAACCGACGCCGCCAGCTCATCGGCATGGATGCCGTGTTCATCGACCTGCTGCAGCGGCTGCTGCCCACGCTCTACCAGCGGCTGCTGATTGCGGGGATGAAGCGACGGCGGAGGAAGATGCTCGCCGCCTCGGCCTCCAGCGGCGCCGCGTGA
- a CDS encoding flavin-containing monooxygenase — MSLSRSRHFHVAIVGGGFGGLGTAIRLRQEGVEDFVLFERSAELGGVWRDNDYPGCACDVPSHLYSFSFAPNPHWSRVYSPRSEIQAYLRDCATRFGVLGHVRLKHTVEDARWDDSAQHWRLRTSEGLFTADVLILAAGAFDVPALPEVAGLERFRGKVMHSSQWDHDYSLKGRTVAVVGTGASAVQFVPAIQPEVEKLVLFQRTPPWVLPRNDRPIAAWTRWLYSRVPGVRWLMRAALYLKWELSALAFMYPWIIRLAQYEARRHLARSVPDEALRAKLRPDYVMGCKRVLVSDDYLPALTRPNVDVVTEALQEVREHSVVSTSGAEYPVDTLILGTGFRVTEPAFARCIRGRDGRTLEEAWAGTMKAHLGTSVSGFPNFFMVLGPNTGLGHTTVLLMMESQVEHVLNALRYLEGRGLAAVEPTPDAQEAFVRDVDARMARTVWLRGGCRSWYLDATGRNSTLWPGFTFAFKHRVSAFEPSEYVAIERHGRSRGREVGLRPRALARG, encoded by the coding sequence ATGTCCCTGTCGCGCTCGCGGCACTTCCACGTGGCCATTGTCGGCGGTGGGTTCGGTGGCCTGGGCACGGCCATCCGGCTCAGGCAGGAGGGCGTGGAGGACTTCGTCCTCTTCGAGCGGAGCGCCGAGCTGGGCGGCGTCTGGCGCGACAACGACTATCCCGGGTGCGCGTGTGACGTCCCCTCGCACCTGTACTCGTTCTCCTTCGCGCCGAATCCGCACTGGTCCCGGGTGTACTCGCCCCGGTCGGAGATCCAGGCGTACCTGCGCGACTGCGCGACGCGGTTCGGAGTGCTCGGGCACGTCCGCCTGAAGCACACCGTCGAGGACGCGCGCTGGGACGACAGCGCGCAGCACTGGCGGCTGCGGACGTCGGAGGGGCTCTTCACCGCGGACGTCCTCATCCTCGCGGCGGGGGCCTTCGATGTGCCCGCGCTGCCGGAGGTGGCGGGGCTGGAGCGCTTCCGCGGCAAGGTGATGCACTCGTCCCAGTGGGACCACGACTACTCCCTGAAGGGCCGCACGGTGGCGGTGGTGGGCACGGGCGCGTCGGCGGTGCAGTTCGTTCCGGCCATCCAGCCGGAGGTGGAGAAGCTGGTGCTCTTCCAGCGCACGCCGCCATGGGTGCTGCCGCGCAATGACCGCCCCATCGCGGCGTGGACACGCTGGCTGTACTCGCGGGTGCCGGGCGTGCGGTGGTTGATGCGCGCGGCGCTCTACCTGAAGTGGGAGCTGTCCGCGCTCGCGTTCATGTACCCGTGGATCATCCGGCTGGCGCAGTACGAGGCGCGCCGGCATCTGGCCCGCTCCGTTCCGGATGAGGCGCTGCGCGCGAAGCTGCGGCCCGACTACGTCATGGGCTGCAAGCGCGTGCTCGTCTCGGACGACTACCTGCCCGCGCTGACGCGCCCCAACGTCGACGTCGTCACCGAGGCGCTCCAGGAGGTGCGCGAGCACTCCGTCGTCAGCACGTCCGGGGCCGAGTACCCGGTGGACACGCTCATCCTGGGCACGGGCTTCCGCGTGACGGAGCCGGCGTTCGCGCGGTGCATCCGAGGGCGGGACGGGCGCACGCTGGAGGAGGCGTGGGCGGGCACGATGAAGGCGCACCTGGGGACGTCGGTGAGCGGCTTCCCCAACTTCTTCATGGTGCTGGGGCCCAACACGGGGCTGGGACACACGACGGTGCTCCTGATGATGGAGAGCCAGGTGGAGCACGTGCTGAACGCGCTGCGCTACCTGGAGGGCCGAGGTCTCGCCGCGGTGGAGCCGACGCCGGACGCGCAGGAGGCGTTCGTGCGGGACGTGGACGCCCGGATGGCGCGCACGGTGTGGCTGCGGGGTGGGTGCAGGAGCTGGTACCTGGATGCGACGGGGCGCAACTCCACGCTGTGGCCCGGGTTCACCTTCGCGTTCAAGCACCGTGTCTCCGCGTTCGAGCCCTCGGAGTACGTCGCCATCGAGCGGCACGGACGCTCGCGGGGGCGTGAGGTGGGGCTGCGGCCGCGGGCTCTGGCGCGCGGATGA
- a CDS encoding manganese efflux pump MntP family protein — protein sequence MTLLLLALGVAMDATAVSGGMAIRGARPPDIFKLALTFGVFQFGMSLGGALGGKAILTHFAAIDHWIAFGLLALVGGHMIWEAFSHDEEERASAPVGIKLSMLLTLGVATSIDALAVGVTLPALELGIFYSTGLIGVLTFVLSILGAWAGKRLGERFGTSIEILGGLVLIGIGTKTLVEHLSA from the coding sequence ATGACGCTGCTTCTGCTCGCGCTCGGGGTGGCGATGGATGCCACCGCGGTGTCGGGCGGCATGGCCATCCGCGGGGCCCGGCCGCCGGACATCTTCAAGCTGGCGCTCACCTTCGGCGTCTTCCAGTTCGGCATGTCGCTGGGCGGCGCGCTGGGGGGCAAGGCCATCCTCACGCACTTCGCGGCCATCGACCATTGGATTGCCTTTGGCCTGCTCGCGCTGGTGGGCGGGCACATGATTTGGGAGGCGTTCTCCCACGACGAGGAGGAGCGCGCCTCCGCCCCCGTCGGCATCAAGCTGTCCATGCTGCTGACGCTGGGCGTGGCCACGAGCATCGACGCGCTCGCGGTGGGCGTGACGCTGCCCGCGCTGGAGCTGGGCATCTTCTATTCGACGGGCCTCATCGGCGTGCTGACCTTCGTGCTGAGCATCCTGGGTGCGTGGGCCGGCAAGCGGCTGGGGGAGCGCTTCGGCACCAGCATCGAAATCCTGGGCGGCCTGGTGCTCATCGGTATCGGCACCAAGACACTCGTGGAGCATCTGTCCGCCTGA
- the rapZ gene encoding RNase adapter RapZ: MTAPAKQLVVITGMSGSGKSTAIRALEDSGFFCIDNLPVVLLPKLTELAGGGHIERMALVVDAREGVFLKEAPRILDEVRRAGHHVEVLFLDSSDDSLIRRFSETRRRHPLAPTGTVADGIQAERAALRDLREIADQVIDSSVLNVHDLKRMVQARFSPEPAKGPSLSVMSFGYRYGVPPQADLVLDVRFLPNPYFVPELKGLTGKVPKVSAYVLDREETQQFLEKVEDLCRFLFPRYQKEGKAYLTVALGCTGGKHRSVAIAAELTRRLSDENTRVQLWDRDIEKE, translated from the coding sequence GTGACCGCGCCCGCGAAACAGTTGGTCGTCATCACCGGCATGTCCGGCTCCGGCAAGTCCACCGCCATCCGCGCGTTGGAGGACTCGGGGTTCTTCTGCATCGACAACCTGCCGGTGGTGTTGTTGCCCAAGCTCACGGAGCTGGCGGGCGGGGGCCACATCGAGCGCATGGCGTTGGTGGTGGACGCGCGCGAGGGGGTCTTCCTCAAGGAGGCGCCGCGCATCCTCGACGAGGTCCGTCGCGCCGGTCACCACGTGGAGGTGCTGTTCCTCGACTCCAGCGATGACAGCCTCATCCGCCGCTTCAGCGAGACGCGCCGCCGCCACCCGCTGGCGCCCACCGGCACCGTCGCGGACGGCATCCAGGCGGAGCGCGCCGCGCTGAGGGATTTGCGTGAGATCGCCGACCAGGTCATCGACTCGTCGGTGCTGAACGTCCATGACCTGAAGCGCATGGTGCAGGCGCGCTTCAGCCCGGAGCCCGCCAAGGGCCCCAGCCTGTCGGTGATGTCGTTCGGCTATCGGTACGGCGTGCCGCCGCAGGCGGACCTGGTGCTGGACGTGCGCTTCCTGCCCAACCCGTACTTCGTCCCGGAGCTGAAGGGGCTGACGGGCAAGGTTCCCAAGGTCTCCGCCTACGTGCTGGACCGCGAGGAGACGCAGCAGTTCCTCGAGAAGGTGGAGGACCTCTGCCGCTTCCTCTTCCCGCGCTACCAGAAGGAGGGGAAGGCGTACCTCACGGTGGCGCTGGGGTGCACCGGCGGCAAGCACCGCTCGGTGGCCATCGCCGCGGAGCTCACCCGGCGGCTGAGCGACGAGAACACCCGCGTTCAGCTCTGGGACCGCGACATCGAGAAGGAATAG
- the hprK gene encoding HPr(Ser) kinase/phosphatase encodes MKSLRISQLLEDHDYDLRLTLIAGASGLTRTVDSPRIQKPGLALAGFTEHLHPRRVQVFGNTEISYLATLPESRQREALAKLFEEEDLACVVVTKELEIPPILVEACEAGGLALMKTPLLSSEFITRVQSFLEEALTESSSLHGVLMDVFGVGILLLGKSGIGKSEIALDLVMRAHRLVADDIVDVTRRKGAVYGAGNPVIKHHMEIRGLGIINIKDLFGVAAVRAQKKIELVIELQEWDPHQEYDRLGVEDKHLQIVGVDIPLSVVPVRPGRNMATIIEVAARNQLLKLQGHHSAREFAERLNRAIAEGAMRRTLGEEVE; translated from the coding sequence ATGAAATCCCTGCGCATCTCCCAGCTCCTCGAGGACCACGACTACGACCTGCGGCTCACGCTCATCGCGGGCGCGAGCGGGCTGACTCGGACGGTGGACTCTCCGCGCATCCAGAAGCCGGGGCTGGCGCTGGCGGGCTTCACCGAGCACCTCCACCCGCGCCGGGTCCAGGTGTTCGGCAACACGGAGATTTCGTACCTGGCCACCCTGCCTGAGTCGCGGCAGCGCGAGGCCCTGGCCAAGCTCTTCGAGGAAGAAGACCTGGCGTGTGTCGTGGTGACGAAGGAGCTGGAGATTCCGCCCATCCTCGTGGAGGCGTGCGAGGCCGGGGGACTGGCGCTGATGAAGACGCCGCTGCTCTCCAGCGAGTTCATCACCCGGGTGCAGTCCTTCCTGGAGGAGGCCCTCACCGAGTCCAGCAGCCTGCACGGCGTGCTGATGGATGTCTTCGGCGTGGGCATCCTGCTGCTCGGCAAGAGCGGCATCGGCAAGAGCGAGATTGCCCTGGACCTGGTGATGCGGGCCCACCGGCTGGTCGCGGATGACATCGTCGACGTCACCCGCCGCAAGGGAGCCGTCTACGGCGCGGGAAACCCGGTCATCAAGCACCACATGGAAATCCGGGGACTGGGCATCATCAACATCAAGGACTTGTTCGGCGTGGCGGCGGTGCGCGCGCAGAAGAAGATCGAGCTCGTCATCGAGTTGCAGGAGTGGGATCCGCACCAGGAATACGACCGGCTGGGAGTGGAGGACAAGCACCTGCAGATTGTGGGTGTGGACATCCCGCTGTCAGTGGTACCCGTGCGCCCAGGCCGCAACATGGCGACCATCATCGAGGTGGCCGCCCGGAACCAGTTGTTGAAGCTTCAGGGCCACCACTCGGCGAGAGAGTTCGCCGAGCGGCTCAACCGAGCCATCGCCGAAGGGGCGATGCGCCGCACCTTGGGAGAAGAGGTCGAGTGA
- a CDS encoding histidine triad nucleotide-binding protein yields MSDCLFCKIRDGQIPAKVVYQDDTCLAFEDINPQAPTHVLFIPRKHIATVNDITEGDEATVGHLFTAAAKLAHQRGHDANGYRVVMNTNRDAGQTVFHIHLHLLAGRPLMWPPG; encoded by the coding sequence ATGTCCGATTGCCTCTTTTGCAAGATTCGAGACGGCCAAATCCCGGCCAAAGTGGTCTACCAGGATGACACCTGCCTGGCGTTCGAGGACATCAACCCCCAGGCGCCCACCCACGTGCTGTTCATCCCTCGCAAGCACATCGCGACGGTGAACGACATCACGGAGGGGGACGAGGCCACGGTGGGCCACCTCTTCACGGCGGCGGCCAAGCTGGCGCACCAGCGGGGCCACGACGCGAATGGCTACCGGGTGGTGATGAACACGAACCGGGACGCGGGCCAGACGGTGTTCCACATCCATCTGCACCTGCTGGCGGGCCGTCCGCTCATGTGGCCGCCGGGCTGA
- a CDS encoding YoaK family protein: protein MPFSTESSPSNRRAYTVLSLLLAAVAGEVNATGFVALGMHTSHMSGNMAVLGESLAQGERSLAVLAAQLLVSFVLGAVCAAALLDASRHRSRGRHVAALLVEVLLLAGIGMALGASPGSRAPVLLWGLSFVMGLQNALVTRVSGAVVRTTHVTGVLTDIGIQVVRMFAWVRDGARGQGFSGVVRQLRALPSAIEFERTRLHLGLALSFLVGCTGGPFLYMRHGPAALGLPCAVLLLLIGLDLSPAAQRHPGSASRA, encoded by the coding sequence ATGCCCTTCAGCACGGAATCGTCTCCCAGCAATCGACGCGCATACACGGTGCTCTCGCTGCTGCTCGCGGCGGTCGCCGGTGAAGTGAATGCGACGGGCTTCGTCGCGCTCGGCATGCACACCTCGCACATGTCCGGGAACATGGCGGTGCTGGGCGAGTCGCTCGCGCAGGGTGAGCGAAGCCTGGCGGTGCTCGCCGCGCAGTTGTTGGTGTCCTTCGTGCTGGGCGCGGTGTGCGCGGCGGCGCTGCTGGATGCGTCCCGTCACCGCTCGCGCGGGCGGCACGTCGCGGCGCTGCTGGTGGAGGTGCTGCTGCTCGCGGGCATTGGCATGGCGCTGGGGGCCTCGCCGGGCTCGCGCGCGCCGGTGCTGCTGTGGGGCCTGTCCTTCGTCATGGGGTTGCAGAACGCGCTCGTCACCCGCGTGTCCGGCGCGGTGGTGCGCACCACGCATGTCACGGGCGTGCTGACGGACATCGGCATCCAGGTGGTGCGGATGTTCGCGTGGGTGCGGGACGGCGCGCGAGGACAGGGCTTCTCCGGCGTGGTGCGCCAGCTTCGCGCCCTGCCCTCCGCCATCGAGTTCGAGCGCACCCGGCTCCACCTGGGGCTGGCCCTGTCGTTCCTCGTGGGGTGCACCGGCGGCCCGTTCCTCTACATGCGGCATGGGCCCGCGGCGCTGGGGTTGCCGTGCGCGGTGTTGCTGCTGCTCATCGGCCTGGACCTGAGCCCCGCGGCCCAGCGGCATCCCGGCTCCGCGTCTCGCGCGTGA